One Staphylococcus ratti DNA segment encodes these proteins:
- the fapR gene encoding transcription factor FapR: protein MKRTKNERREMIERTIQQNPFITDQALSEMYEVSIQTIRLDRSQLNIPELRERVKQVAKDQYQNISSLEDKDIIGDVVDLTANQQAKSIYTITRDDVFSRNRVARGHVVFAQANSLCVALVQHESVLTKESHIHFVKPVYLGDVVIAEANVEQHDDKYYEMTVRSFVNKTKVFEGIFKMYYISEDE, encoded by the coding sequence ATGAAGCGAACAAAAAATGAACGTCGAGAAATGATTGAGAGGACCATTCAGCAGAATCCCTTTATAACAGATCAAGCTTTGAGCGAAATGTATGAAGTGAGTATTCAAACAATTCGGCTTGATAGAAGCCAGCTCAACATTCCTGAATTAAGAGAGCGTGTCAAACAGGTGGCAAAAGACCAATACCAAAACATTAGCTCTCTTGAAGATAAAGATATTATTGGTGATGTCGTTGATTTGACAGCAAACCAACAAGCGAAATCAATTTATACGATTACACGTGATGATGTTTTTTCTCGGAATCGTGTTGCAAGAGGTCACGTAGTATTTGCGCAAGCGAATTCCTTATGTGTAGCGCTTGTACAACATGAGTCGGTGCTCACAAAAGAAAGCCATATTCATTTTGTTAAACCTGTATATTTAGGTGATGTTGTGATTGCAGAAGCGAACGTAGAACAACACGATGACAAATATTATGAAATGACTGTGCGTTCTTTTGTTAATAAAACGAAAGTTTTTGAAGGAATATTTAAAATGTATTACATAAGTGAGGATGAATAA